A genomic stretch from Melospiza georgiana isolate bMelGeo1 chromosome 27, bMelGeo1.pri, whole genome shotgun sequence includes:
- the BACE1 gene encoding beta-secretase 1, whose amino-acid sequence MAPAWPWLLLWLGVVRALPAPPRIRLPLRGGAAPPSGLRQRRAPLDAEPDSAGSFVDMIDNLRGKSGQGYYVEMTVGSPPQKLNILVDTGSSNFAVGAAPHPFLRRYYQRQLSSTYRDLRKGVYVPYTQGKWEGELGTDLVTIPHGPNVTVRANIAAITESDKFFINGSNWEGILGLAYAEIARPDDSLEPFFDSLVKQTRVPNIFSLQLCGTGFSPNETEAVASVGGSMIIGGIDRSLYVGDIWYTPIRKEWYYEVIIVKLEVNGQDLNMDCKEYNYDKSIVDSGTTNLRLPKKVFEAAVKSIKTASSTEKFPDGFWLGEQLVCWQVGTTPWHIFPVLSLYLMGEATNQSFRITILPQQYLRPVEDVATSQDDCYKFAISQSSTGTVMGAVIMEGFYVVFDRARKRIGFAVSACHVHDEFRTAAVDGPHLHSNMEDCGYNIPQTDESTLMTIAYVMAAICALFMLPLCLMVFQWRCFRCLRRDHDDFADDISLLK is encoded by the exons ATGGCGCCCgcctggccctggctgctgctgtggctgggcgTCGTGCGCgccctcccggccccgccgcgcatCCGCCTGCCGCTgcggggcggcgcggccccgccgtCGGGGCTCCGGCAGCGCCGGGCGCCGCTGGACGCCGAGCCCGACAGCGCCGGCAGCTTCGTGGACATGATCGACAACCTGCGGGGCAAGTCCGGGCAGGGCTACTACGTGGAGATGACGGTGGGCAGCCCCCCGCAGAAG ctGAATATCCTGGTGGACACAGGGAGCAGTAACTTCGCTGTGGGAGCTGCACCACACCCCTTCCTCCGGAGATACTACCAGCGGCAGCT GTCCAGCACCTACCGTGACCTGCGGAAGGGGGTGTACGTGCCCTACACCCAGGGCAAGTGGGAaggggagctgggcactgaCCTTGTCACCATCCCCCACGGCCCCAACGTCACTGTCAGAGCCAACATCGCTGCCATCACCGAGTCTGACAAATTCTTCATCAACGGCTCCAACTGGGAAGGGATCCTGGGGCTGGCGTATGCCGAGATTGCCCGG CCCGACGACAGCCTGGAGCCCTTCTTTGACTCGCTGGTGAAGCAGACGCGGGTGCCCAacatcttctccctgcagctgtgcgGGACAGGCTTCTCTCCCAACGAGACAGAGGCCGTGGCCTCGGTGGGAGGCAGCATG ATCATCGGGGGCATCGACCGCTCGCTGTATGTGGGTGACATCTGGTACACCCCCATCCGCAAGGAGTGGTACTACGAGGTCATCATCGTCAAGCTGGAGGTCAACGGGCAGGACCTGAACATGGACTGCAAGGAG TACAACTACGACAAGAGCATTGTGGACAGCGGGACCACCAACCTCAGGCTGCCGAAGAAGGTGTTTGAGGCTGCGGTGAAATCCATCAAAACAGCATCTTCG ACGGAGAAGTTCCCAGACGGCTTctggctgggggagcagctggtTTGCTGGCAGGTCGGCACCACCCCCTGGCACATCTTCCCGGTGCTGTCCCTCTACCTGATGGGGGAGGCCACCAACCAGTCCTTCCGGATCACCATCCTGCCCCAG caatACCTGCGCCCGGTGGAGGACGTGGCCACCTCTCAGGATGACTGCTACAAGTTTGCCATCTCCCAGTCCTCCACGGGCACCGTCATGGGCGCTGTGATCATGGAGGGTTTCTACGTGGTGTTCGACCGCGCCCGCAAGCGCATCGGCTTTGCCGTCAGCGCCTGCCACG TGCACGACGAGTTCCGGACGGCGGCGGTGGACGGGCCCCACCTGCACTCCAACATGGAGGACTGCGGCTACAACATCCCGCAGACGGACGAGTCCACGCTGATGACCATCGCCTACGTCATGGCGGCCATCTGCGCCCTCTTCATGCTGCCCCTGTGCCTCATGGTGTTCCAGTGGCGCTGCTTCCGCTGCCTGCGGCGGGACCACGACGACTTTGCGGACGACATCTCCCTGCTGAAGTGA